The Thunnus thynnus chromosome 2, fThuThy2.1, whole genome shotgun sequence genome includes a region encoding these proteins:
- the LOC137170778 gene encoding nucleus accumbens-associated protein 2-like has product MSEGLLQVEIPDFGSSVLGSLNEQRLQGHYCDVSILVQGQAFKAHRAVLAASSLYFRDLFSSAAESSSSSSSSSSQAVFELPSSVTPTCFQQILSFCYTGRLSMATSEQLVLMYTAGYLQIQNIVERGMELMMMKASSSSSPLCCDSQTTSADELGGFDTSIVQQQQQHGAPQLQEASPDQPSLSPEELLLAVSRIKQERADTPTGEENGGGGEEARVDISGDLQTSRGSALCYLGAGGGLVPGLQSYLLAGGGRSSPGGSSLPTDSPPSHPATEEELEEDYYGNTVHAGLYQHIYGHPGNHYIQEKMEMLPLPLANERRPCVLVGRDNMALPASLISQIGYRCHPSLYTEGDPGEKVELVAGSGVFMTRGQLMNCHLCAGVKHKVLLRRLLATFFDRNTLANSCGTGIRSSTNDPSRKPLDNRVLNTVKLYCQNFAPNFKESEMNVIAADMCTNARRVRKRWLPKIQSLLPDSLPASSHPRKSKKGGGGQGGGGGQGGEASVQPSGSPFELDLRQLSASYLGLESPLYAERREREREAAAEREREKEALLPHLQFVGSRGGGGGQAEEGLMGGEADGGGRLQTEQPPELPLSLSSSSSASSSSSSSSSSSHPSPQPAEPAPTHRGLADTDERGAEPLEDSQ; this is encoded by the exons ATGTCGGAGGGGCTGCTGCAAGTGGAGATCCCGGACTTTGGCAGCAGCGTGCTGGGCAGCCTGAATGAGCAGCGGCTGCAGGGACATTACTGCGATGTCTCCATCCTGGTGCAGGGTCAGGCCTTCAAGGCGCACCGGGCCGTCCTCGCCGCCTCCTCACTCTACTTCAGAGACCTTTTCAGCTCTGCAGCTgagtcctcttcctcctcctcctcctcctcctcccaggcGGTGTTCGAGCTGCCATCCTCAGTAACACCGACGTGTTTCCAGCAGATATTGTCGTTCTGCTACACGGGACGTCTTAGCATGGCCACTAGTGAGCAGCTGGTCCTCATGTACACTGCTGGGTACCTGCAGATCCAGAACATCGTGGAGCGAGGCATggagctgatgatgatgaaggcctcttcctcctcctcccctctctgctgTGACTCACAG ACGACCTCAGCAGATGAGCTCGGGGGCTTCGACACCTCAAtagtccagcagcagcagcagcacggtGCCCCCCAGCTGCAGGAGGCCAGTCCAGACCAGCCGTCCTTGAGccctgaggagctgctgctggctgtCAGCAGGATCAAACAGGAGAGAGCCGACACGCCTACCGGTGAGGAGAACggcggaggaggagaggaggccaG AGTGGACATTTCGGGGGACCTCCAGACCTCCAGGGGCAGTGCTCTGTGTTACCTGGGTGCAGGTGGAGGTTTGGTTCCGGGGCTGCAGTCCTACCTGCTGGCAGGCGGGGGGCGCTCTAGTCCAGGAGGATCCAGCCTCCCCACGGactcccctccctcccaccccgCCACCGAGGAGGAGCTGGAAGAGGATTACTATGGCAACACTGTCCATGCCGGACTATACCAACACATCTACGGACACCCCGGTAACCACTACA TCCAAGAGAAGATGGAGATGCTGCCCCTCCCATTGGCTAATGAGCGTCGGCCTTGTGTGCTGGTTGGTCGAGACAACATGGCCCTACCTGCCAGTCTGATCAGTCAGATCGGGTATCGCTGTCACCCGTCCCTCTACACTGAGGGAGACCCGGGAGAGAAGGTGGAGCTGGTGGCAG ggtCAGGTGTGTTCATGACGCGTGGTCAGCTGATGAACTGTCACCTGTGTGCTGGAGTCAAACACAAGGTGCTGCTCAGGAGACTGCTGGCTACGTTCTTCGATAG AAACACTCTGGCCAATAGCTGTGGGACAGGGATCCGCTCCTCCACCAATGATCCGAGCCGAAAGCCGCTGGACAACCGAGTGTTAAACACCGTCAAAT tGTACTGTCAGAACTTTGCTCCTAACTTTAAGGAGAGTGAGATGAACGTCATTGCGGCCGACATGTGCACCAACGCTCGGAGAGTCCGTAAACGTTGGCTCCCCAAGATCCAGTCGCTCCTCCCCGACAGCCTCCCCGCCTCCTCCCACCCCCGCAAGAGcaagaaaggaggaggaggtcagggCGGAGGAGGAGGTCAGGGAGGAGAAGCTTCGGTGCAGCCCAGCGGCAGCCCCTTCGAGCTGGACCTGCGGCAGCTCAGCGCCTCCTACCTGGGCCTGGAGTCTCCGTTGTACGCCGAGCGGCGGGAGCGCGAGAGGGAGGCGGCGgcagagcgagagagggagaaggaggccCTCCTGCCTCACCTGCAGTTCGTCGGGTCTcgtgggggaggaggggggcagGCGGAGGAGGGGCTGATGGGAGGCGAGGCGGACGGGGGAGGGAGGCTACAGACTGAGCAACCCCCAGAACTCCCCCTctccctgtcctcctcctcctccgcctcttcctcctcttcctcctcctcctcctcctcacacccCTCCCCCCAGCCTGCAGAGCCCGCCCCCACTCACAGGGGATTGGCCGACACAGATGAGAGGGGGGCGGAGCCACTTGAAGACAGCCAATAA